Below is a window of Planctomycetes bacterium MalM25 DNA.
CCCACCTGCAGGATGCGGAGCTGGGTGTCGAGCCCGTTGACCCGCGTGCCGTTGGTGCTCTCCAGGTCGGTCAGGACGAGCTTGCCCTGGTCCTCCTGGATCTTCACGTGGAACCGGCTGATCCGCTCGTCGTTCAGCTGGATCGTGTTGCCCTCCTCGCGGCCGATCGTCAGCGGCGTGTCGAGGGCTTCGTAAACCGCCCCGCGGTCGGCCCCGTCAAGCACTTGCAGGGTGACGGGCAACGGCATGGGCGCAGGGCGGGGGTCAGCGGGGCGGAGCCGGATCGCTCAGACCCCTTTATATCAAGGCGTTTTGCCCCCAACAAGCGAGTCACCGTGCTGGCCGATCTACGGAAGGGGGATAAGGGGATGGAGGGAGAAGGGGGATGGCCGCTTGTCCTGCATGACCATCACGGCGATCACGGGCGTCTAGTGCGTGCACAGGAAGCGACTTTTTTAATGAGGCGATCGCTACGCGATCGCCCCACCAAGGCTCCCATCATTTACACGCACGAGTTTCCCCTGGTGGCCGTAAGGCTCAACGGGACGAGGGACCATCCCCTTATCTCCCTCCATCCCCTTATCCCCCTTCCGTAGGTCAGCCAGCCATCAATGCCGGAAGTGCCGGCGGCCGGTGAACAGCATCGGCATGCTGCAGCGGTTGCAGGCGTCGATGACTTCCTGGTCCCGTTTGGAACCGCCCGGCTGGATCACCGCCGCGACGCCCGCCTCGTGCGCCGAGAGGATCGAGTCGTCGAACGGGAAGAACGCGTCCGAAGCGAGCACGGCGCCCGGCACCCGGTCGCCCGCCTTGCGGATGGCGATCTCGACCGAGTCGACCCGGCTCATCTGCCCGGCGCCAACGCCCACCAGCATCCCGCCACGCGACAGGACGATCGCGTTCGACTTCACGTGCCGGCAGGCGGCCCAGGCGAAGCGCATCTCGGCGAGCAGCTCTTCGGTCGGCTGCGTCTCGGTGACGCATTCCCACGTGTCCGGCTCGTCGGGCCCCTCGTCGGCCGTCTGGGCGAGGTAGCCCCCGTCGATCGCGCGGAGGACGAGGCGGTCGGCGGCGGCGTCGGCCCCGTCGATCGTTACGAGCCGGACGTTGTTGCGCCACTTCGGCTTCGTGGTGAGGATCTGCAGCGCTTCGGCGGAGAAGGCGGGGGCGGCGATCGCCTCGACGAACTTGCCCGGTTCGCACAGCGACTCGGCCGCCGCCGCATCGACCTCGACGTTGAAGCCCAGGATGGAACCGAACGCGCTGAGCGGATCGCCCGCCCAGGCGAGCGCGGCCGCTTCGCCGACGGTCGGGGCGGTCGCAGCGCCGCACGGGTTGTTGTGCTTCAGCACCGCCACGCCCGGCGTGGGGAGCGCCTTCGCGGCGGCCCAGGCGGCGTCGAGGTCGAGCCAGTTGTTGTAGGACAGCTCCTTGCCGTTGAGCTGCTCGCCGTAAACGACCGAGCCGGGCGCCGCGTCGTCCATCGCGTACAGCGCGGCGGGTTGGTGCGGGTTCTCGCCGTAGCGGAGCGACGACTTGCGAACCAGCGACAGGTTCATCCGCTCGGGGAACGTGTCGGCGTCGGGCGCGTCGCCGGCAGGCGTAGTCTGGCGGGCGAAGTAGCCGGCGATCGCCGTGTCGTACTCCGCCGTGTGGGCGAACGCCTCGGCGGCGAGCTTCGTGCGCAGTTCGAGCGATGTGCCGCTGTCGCCCTCCAGAGCGTCGGCGATCGCATCGTACTGCGCGGGGTCCGTCGCCACGGCGACGAACGCATGGTTCTTCGCGGCCGAGCGGACCATTGAGGGCCCGCCGATGTCGATCTTCTCGATCGCCTGCGGGACGGGCGGGTCGCCGTCGGCGATCGTCTCGCGGAAGGGGTAGAGGTTCACGACCACCAGGTCGATCATCTCGATCCCGTGCTCCGACGCCGCGCCGGTGTCCGAGTCGTTGTCCCGCCGGCAGAGCAGCCCGCCGTGGACGCGCGGGTGGAGCGTCTTGACGCGTCCGTCCATCATCTCGGGGAAGCCGGTGTACTCGGCGACATCGCGGACCGGCAGGCCGGCTTCCTCGAGCGCCTTGCGGGTGCCGCCCGTGCTGAGCAGCTTCACGCCGGCGGCGGCGAGGCGCTGGGCGAAGGGGACGAGCCCCGTCTTGTCGCTGACGCTGAGGAGGGCTTGCCGGATGGGGGCGGTGTCCATGGGACGCTCGATCGATCGCGGGGGGTGAGCGAGGGGGTGGGCCGAAGGGGTCGGACGATAGCACTGTCAGCGACGCGCTTCAACGAGCCGCGGAGCTTCTTTGGCCGAGTGCGCCGAGCCGCGACCGTGAGGGAGCCGACCGTTGTGTCTCGAAGCCGTGCGGTCGCTTCCTGACGGGCGCGGCTCGGCGATTTCCGATACGCCGAACCTTCGGTCGTGCTCCCCCGTAAACAGGGGCGTCGTGACCGGGGCGAGGGCGCCCCGGCGACTGTTTGGCAGGAAGCCGAGTCCCCACTAGTCACCCCCTCGCGATCCACCCGTTGGGCGAGGGCGGGGTTCTTTTCTCCGCGGTTCTCTCCGCTCGGCCCTTTTTCGCCGACCGGCGCCACCGTTGCGATCGGAACTCGGCGGGACGCGTCATTCGGCTTGTGCGGATCGCCCGCCCCGGCCGCCGAGCGGGCCTCGAAAAGTCGCCCGCTCATTTTTTGACCGCCCCCAAACCGCGATCTATATTCCGTTGGCCACGACCCCGGCATGAGCCGGGCGGATGTCGGAAGAGCGTGAGTCACACGGCGGAGCCGTTTCCGCCGGGCGACCACGCGAGCTGGGACGCGTCCCGACACCGCGGCTGATTCGATCGCGCACGCCCTCCCCCGCGTCAGCGTCCCCCATCGCACACCCTCCCCCGGGTGGTGCGTGCTCAGTCCCCTCTGAGCCGGGTCGATTGGCCGGTTCCCGTCGCGAGCGAGTGCCCCGACGCCACGCCCTCCGCCGCCCCGGTGGATGGGGCGAGCGGTTTCGGGACGTCCTGACCCGCGAGACGGAACGAGCCTATGTCCTTGCTGCACGCGTCCCCACGATCGCGCCGCTGTTGTCTCAGCCTGGCCTGCGCCCTCGCTGCGCTGGTGGCGCCCGCCGCTCACGGCCAGGCGACCCTCGCCGCGCCGAGCAACACCGAGACGGTCGCCATCCCGGGCGAAGCCCTCCCCGCCCAGGCGGACGAGGCGATCGAAGCGGGCCTCGAGCTCGAATCGCTCGGCCGCTGGAGCGACGCGGTCGCTCACTACGAGCGGGCTCTCCGCGTGACGCCCAGCGATCGCCGTCTGGAGCGCCGCTTCGATTTGGCCCGGCTGCACAGCAACCTGGAGCGTCGGTACGCGGATTCCAGCTTCGTCGAAACCCTCAAAACCCTCGCCCACCGCGAAGCGCTCGAGCTGCACACCGAGCTGCTCGCGAAGATCGAATCGCACTACGTCGTCACGCCCCCGTGGACCCGGCTCACCCGCCGCGGCGCCCACGCGATGCTGGTCGCGTCACGCGACCGGGCGTTCCAGGGCCACCACGGTATCCGCCCCGAAGCGGAGCGGGTCGAGGCGTTCCGCCAGGAGCTGGGCCGCCGGCTCGTCGATGCGGGCGAGGTCCGCAACGCCCGCGAGGCGCTCCGCCTGACCTCCGACCTGTCGCAACTGGGCGAGCTGCGGTTCGGCGTTCCGGCCAGCGTGTGGACAATGGAGTTCGTGTCGGCCGCCGCGGGCGGTTTGGATAACTACTCGGCGTTCCTCACGCCCGGCCAGCTGCGTGACGTGTACTCGCAGATCGAAGGCAACTTCGTCGGCCTCGGCGTTGAGCTGAAGGCGGACAACGGCGCCCTGCTGATCGTCCGGGTCATCCCCGGCAGCCCCGCCGAGCGGGCCGGCATGAACGCGGGCGACCGGATCACCGCGGTCGACGGCCGCCAGACGGCCGAGCTCTCCACGGACGAGGCCGCCTCGCTGCTGACCGGTGAAGAGGGGAGCTTCGCGATGGTGACGATCGAGTCGCCCGAGGTGGACACCGACGA
It encodes the following:
- the purH gene encoding Bifunctional purine biosynthesis protein PurH; amino-acid sequence: MDTAPIRQALLSVSDKTGLVPFAQRLAAAGVKLLSTGGTRKALEEAGLPVRDVAEYTGFPEMMDGRVKTLHPRVHGGLLCRRDNDSDTGAASEHGIEMIDLVVVNLYPFRETIADGDPPVPQAIEKIDIGGPSMVRSAAKNHAFVAVATDPAQYDAIADALEGDSGTSLELRTKLAAEAFAHTAEYDTAIAGYFARQTTPAGDAPDADTFPERMNLSLVRKSSLRYGENPHQPAALYAMDDAAPGSVVYGEQLNGKELSYNNWLDLDAAWAAAKALPTPGVAVLKHNNPCGAATAPTVGEAAALAWAGDPLSAFGSILGFNVEVDAAAAESLCEPGKFVEAIAAPAFSAEALQILTTKPKWRNNVRLVTIDGADAAADRLVLRAIDGGYLAQTADEGPDEPDTWECVTETQPTEELLAEMRFAWAACRHVKSNAIVLSRGGMLVGVGAGQMSRVDSVEIAIRKAGDRVPGAVLASDAFFPFDDSILSAHEAGVAAVIQPGGSKRDQEVIDACNRCSMPMLFTGRRHFRH
- a CDS encoding putative CtpA-like serine protease, with the protein product MSLLHASPRSRRCCLSLACALAALVAPAAHGQATLAAPSNTETVAIPGEALPAQADEAIEAGLELESLGRWSDAVAHYERALRVTPSDRRLERRFDLARLHSNLERRYADSSFVETLKTLAHREALELHTELLAKIESHYVVTPPWTRLTRRGAHAMLVASRDRAFQGHHGIRPEAERVEAFRQELGRRLVDAGEVRNAREALRLTSDLSQLGELRFGVPASVWTMEFVSAAAGGLDNYSAFLTPGQLRDVYSQIEGNFVGLGVELKADNGALLIVRVIPGSPAERAGMNAGDRITAVDGRQTAELSTDEAASLLTGEEGSFAMVTIESPEVDTDDVAYLVAKPVDGAVASGQHRTLRVRREHVEVPSIEGKSILDKDYGVAYVRVPVFQKSTSRDVEAALWDLHREGMRTLVIDLRGNPGGLLTSAVELADKFVAQGNLVSTRGRSDGEDFDYRAHRAGTWRVPLVVLIDGDSASASEIFAAAIRDNRRGTIVGDRSFGKGSVQGIFPMTRAGAGIRLTTAKFFSPLGHPISKVGVDPDVSVTNAEEKTPDDVLGRAVEVARQQVAMR